AGCCATGCGCGAAGCCTACTCGTGCGGCCTCGAAGCCACGTTCGATGTGATCGGCGGGAAGTGGAAGTTTGTTATCCTCTGGCGCCTCCACCCGGAAGCGCGCCGGTTCGGTGAGCTCAAGCGATTGGTGGTCGGGATCACCGAAAAGATGCTCATCCAACAACTTCGGGAGATGGTAGCGGACGGCCTCGTCCACCGGCGGGCGTACCCCGAGATCCCGCCGCGTGTGGAATATTCGCTCACCCCGATGGGGATCAGCCTCAAGGATTTACTCGCTCCGATGTGCGAATGGGGTAGCAGGTACATCGAGCAGATGGGCGGAAAGGATCTCTGCCCGGAATCCGAGCCCCAAACAGAATGCGTGTAGCGCGAGAGCCGACCTGCGGGTCGGCTCACCTGGAATTACTGTTGAAAACCT
The Gemmata palustris DNA segment above includes these coding regions:
- a CDS encoding winged helix-turn-helix transcriptional regulator, with the translated sequence MREAYSCGLEATFDVIGGKWKFVILWRLHPEARRFGELKRLVVGITEKMLIQQLREMVADGLVHRRAYPEIPPRVEYSLTPMGISLKDLLAPMCEWGSRYIEQMGGKDLCPESEPQTECV